From bacterium:
CCCAATTTTCATAACCCATTGGGTATTGGTTCTTTCGAATTAGATGAGGAAGAAATTGAGAATTTCCAAAAACTCAGACCTTGGGAAAATCTTGAATATTGGGAAGGCGGATGCCTTGATGGCGGCTGGTGGAATGAAGCACTACATGGAGTGGCACGAGCCGGGCTTGCAACTGCATTCCCGCAGGCTATCGGCCTGGGAAGTACCTGGGATCCTGATCTGATAAAAAAAATGGCAGCAGTGATTTCCGATGAAGCCAGGATCCATAATAAAATTTACGGGAAAAAACTTACTTACTGGTCTCCTACTATAAATATTCTGCGTGATCCGAGATGGGGAAGAACCGAAGAATCTTACAGTGAAGATCCTTACCTTCTTTCAAGAATGGCTGTTTCTTTTGTAAAAGGATTTCAAGGGAATGATAAAAAATATCTAAAAGCAATTGCCACTGTAAAGCATTTTGTTGCTAATAACAGTGAATTTAACCGACATACAGGTTCGTCCGATATGCCTGAAAGGCAATTGCACGAGTACTATCTCCCTGCTTTCAAAGCAGCAATTATGGAAGGAGGAGCTTTTTCTGTGATGGGTGCTTATAATTCCTTAAATGGCATACCTTGCTGTGCAAATTCGTGGTTGTTAACTGATATTCTGCGAAATCAATGGGGATTCCAGGGATATGTTGTTTCTGACTGCGGAGCTGTTAGTGACATAGTTCACGGACATAGTTTTGAGCTTGATCCTGAAAAGGCTGTTGCAGCAGCAGTTAAAGCAGGTTGTGATCTGGAATGCGAAACATGTGAGAAAGAGCAGTTTATGTATGATAAATATCTTTTAAACGCAGTAAAAAAAGGATACATATCAGAACAAGCGATTGATACTGCTGTAACACGGCTTTTCAGAGCACGGTTTAAACTTGGAGAATTTGATACTCCGGAAAGTGTGCCGTATACAAAAATACCTGTGATGCAACTAGATTCAAAAGAACATCGGAAATTGGCTTTAAAGATTGCAAGAGAATCTATGGTGCTTTTAAAGAATGAGAACAGTCTTCTTCCACTGGATGCCTCGAAAATAAAACAGGTGGCAGTTATCGGTCCAAATGGTGATGTAGCTGAACTGGGTGGATATAGCGGTACGCCTTCTTTTACAGTATCTCCGTTAGAAGGCATAAGGGAAAAATTTGGAAGACAAAGAGTAGATTTTGAGATAGGCTGTGGATTACTTGAATCATACCCCGGCGGTTTTGAAAGGGCAATGCAGGCAGCAGCCAATTCCGATGTGGCAATTGTAGTCCTTGGCACCAACCTAAACATGGCCAATGAAGGGTTGGATCGAAAAAAATTGGGCCTGCCGGATGTTCAGATTCAACTTTTAAAGGAAGTTTATCAATCTAATCCTAATACAATACTTGTATTGATAAACGGAAACCCTCTATCTATCAGATGGGCAAAGGAAAATATTCCAGCAATAATTGAAGCATGGTATCCTGGTCAATCAGGAGGAACAGCAATAGCAGATGTTCTTTTTGGCGGCTACAATCCGGGTGGAAGAATGCCGGTTACAGTGTATAAATCTGCAGAACAACTGCCGCCAATAGATGATTATGATATTACAAAAGGAAGAACATACTGGTATTTTAAGGGGGAGGTGCTCTATCCCTTTGGACATGGACTGAGTTATACAACTTTTGAATATTGTGATTTGAAGATAAAAAAGAAGATTTATTTTAAAAAAGAGGACAAATTAAAGGTACAGTTTTACGTGAAAAATGTGGGTAATGTGGGGGGAGATGAAGTAGTGCAACTGTACATTAGAAACGTTAAATCGAAATATAATCATCCGAATCAGAAACTTAGACGATTTAAAAGATTATATATTGGTGCAGGAGAGAAAGCATTGATTATTTTTAAACTGGATGAAAATGATTTTTCGTATTGGGATCCGGTAAAGAAAGAATGGGCAGTGGAAAAAGGTGAATTCGAAATAATGGTTGGTAGTTCGAGTAAAGATATGCGTCAACAAAAAAATATTTTTGTTGAAGAATAATAAAATAACTGATGAATTAAGGAGGTCTATCATGAGAAGAAACAAAAGCTTGTATGCTGCAGTCGCTCTGAGTTTTATATTTATCTTAATGGTTGGTTGCAACCAAAAGAAGGAAGAGGATATTAGTAGTAAAAAAATTAAAAGAGTAGGCATGGTAATACAGGTTAAAACTGATAAGATTGATGAGTATAAAAAATTACATGCTGATACTAACCCCGGGGTTCGTGATCTTTTGGCAAAATATAATATGCATAATTTCTCCATTTTCTTGACCGAAATGAATGGGAAATGGTATGAGTTCGGATACTATGAATACACTGGTGATGACTTTGATGGAGACATGGCAAAACTTGCAAAAGAACCTAGAAATATAGAATGGCTTAAAGTTTGTGACCCATTACAGATTCCGTTGCCAGGTGAAAAAGGATGGAGAGAAATGGAGCGAGTATATTATAATCAATAATTAAACTGATAATGAAAAAACATTTGGATTTGTATGAAAAAATTACTATCTTTCATGCAGTTAGAAAGTAACGTTGATAGCGATTTCCCTCAAACTTTTTATAGTTTGAAACTTTCGTTTACACAACTATTATAGGTATAGATCTATGGCACGAAATGATTTTCCTAAGGGTAGTTCACAATACATTAATAAATTGAATAAAATTAAAATCCTCAATCTGATTCGTGAAAACGGAAAGATTTCCCGTGCAGATTTAGCTAAAAATAGTGGTATAAGCGCACCTACAGTTACCCGTATTATTGACAGCTTAATAAATGAAGAGGGACTGGTACATGAAGTGGGTGAGGGCGTATCCAGGGGAGGGCGAAAACCCATGTTATTGGAGTTCTCAGGAGCGGATAATTTTGTCATTGGTATCGATCTCGGAGCAACAAATATATATGGGATGCTGTCGAATTTAAATGCGGAAACAATTGCTGAAGTCCGTCAACCAACTGATGTTGATGAGGGGTTTGAAGAAATTGTTGATAAAATTTCTAATGTCATTGCAGAGCTCTTACAACACTATAAAATTCAAAGAAAACGTATTTTCGGGATTGGGATGGCAGTTGCCGGACTGATCAATAAAATAGATAATATCATAGAGTATTCACCTGATTTTCACTGGAATAATGTTGATATTATTACCGAACTCGGGAAGAAAACTGATTTGCCGATAATAATCGATAATGTGACGAGGTGCATGGCTTTTGGAGAGATGTGCTATGGTATTGGTCGTGAGTGTAATAATTTTATTGTTGTAAACGTGGGATATGGGATTGGTGCCGGAATTATTATAAATGGAAAACCTCTTTATGGGGCACGTGGAATGGCTGGAGAATTTGGTCATTTAACTTTACAGAAAGATAGTTCGATCCGATGTGAGTGTGGGAATTACGGCTGTTTAGAGGCGCTTGCATCAGGTAGGGCCATTGCAATAACAGCTCAATCAGAACTTCAGAACGGAGCCAAAAGTGTGTTACTTAGCAGGTGTAATGGTGATTTGAAGAGTATCACGACTGAGATGGTTTCTAATGCTGCTAAAGATGGAGACGAAGTAGCAAAAAGAGTATTTGACCATGCTGCTGAGTATATAGGTATAGGTATCGCCGGATTGGTTAATATCTTCAGTCCAGAAGCTGTAATAATTGGTGGAGGTGTATCACAGGCAGGAGATCTATTATTTGACACACTAAAACGGGTGGTTAATGAACGATCTTTGCATGCTATCTCAAAAAACTTAAGAATTTTACCGGCAGAATTCGGTATAAAAGCAGCAGTAAAGGGTTCTATAGCGCTGATTTTAAACGAAATATTGAATTTAAATCATAATACGGATGTATAATTTGTTTTAATAAATATTTTTTGATACCCATGTTTTTGCATTGTGCATCAATATTAATATAGTAGATGTTAAGAACAAACGGGAAATTATACTCCAAATTTTTTAGGAGGTTTTTTATGGAGAATGTAGGTCAGAACTTATCAATTATTGATTTAACTGTAATTATTGTCTATTTATTGGGGATACTAATAATTGGAATTCTGTCTGGATACAAAAAAAATACTTCAAGTGAACAATTTTTTCTGGCCGGTAAATCTCTTAAGTGGCCTATGATTGGGGCAGCTTTATTAACATCTAATATTTCTACTATTCATTTAGTTGGTTTGGCAGCTGATGGTTATCGTGTAGGTTTAGTTGTAGGTAATTTTGAATGGATGGCTGCGTTCACTCTGATAATTCTGGGTTTAGTTTTTGTTCCTTTTTATTTCAGGAGTAAAATTCAAACTTTACCGCAATATCTTGAAAAACGATACAATCCCACAGCACGTACAATTCTGGCTTTTATCGCCATATTTTCAGCACTTCTGATTCATATTGGAATCAGCTTGTATGCCGGAGCCAAAGTAATGGAGTCCTTTTTTGGTGTTAATATGTATCTATCTATCACTGTCATTGCTGTTATCACTGCTACTTATACCATCCTGGGCGGATTGAAAGCAGTTGTGGTGACAGATACTATTCAGGCAGTACTTCTTCTTTCAGGTGCTGCCATTCTTACCATTATTGGATTATCCCATTTGCCAGGTATTGGTATTCATAATCTTTCTGAATTGCGAGCAGCAGTAAAGCCAGAGCAGATGAACATGATTCATAGTTTTAGGAATCCGGGAACAGGTT
This genomic window contains:
- a CDS encoding glycoside hydrolase family 3 C-terminal domain-containing protein, which codes for PNFHNPLGIGSFELDEEEIENFQKLRPWENLEYWEGGCLDGGWWNEALHGVARAGLATAFPQAIGLGSTWDPDLIKKMAAVISDEARIHNKIYGKKLTYWSPTINILRDPRWGRTEESYSEDPYLLSRMAVSFVKGFQGNDKKYLKAIATVKHFVANNSEFNRHTGSSDMPERQLHEYYLPAFKAAIMEGGAFSVMGAYNSLNGIPCCANSWLLTDILRNQWGFQGYVVSDCGAVSDIVHGHSFELDPEKAVAAAVKAGCDLECETCEKEQFMYDKYLLNAVKKGYISEQAIDTAVTRLFRARFKLGEFDTPESVPYTKIPVMQLDSKEHRKLALKIARESMVLLKNENSLLPLDASKIKQVAVIGPNGDVAELGGYSGTPSFTVSPLEGIREKFGRQRVDFEIGCGLLESYPGGFERAMQAAANSDVAIVVLGTNLNMANEGLDRKKLGLPDVQIQLLKEVYQSNPNTILVLINGNPLSIRWAKENIPAIIEAWYPGQSGGTAIADVLFGGYNPGGRMPVTVYKSAEQLPPIDDYDITKGRTYWYFKGEVLYPFGHGLSYTTFEYCDLKIKKKIYFKKEDKLKVQFYVKNVGNVGGDEVVQLYIRNVKSKYNHPNQKLRRFKRLYIGAGEKALIIFKLDENDFSYWDPVKKEWAVEKGEFEIMVGSSSKDMRQQKNIFVEE
- a CDS encoding ROK family transcriptional regulator; translated protein: MARNDFPKGSSQYINKLNKIKILNLIRENGKISRADLAKNSGISAPTVTRIIDSLINEEGLVHEVGEGVSRGGRKPMLLEFSGADNFVIGIDLGATNIYGMLSNLNAETIAEVRQPTDVDEGFEEIVDKISNVIAELLQHYKIQRKRIFGIGMAVAGLINKIDNIIEYSPDFHWNNVDIITELGKKTDLPIIIDNVTRCMAFGEMCYGIGRECNNFIVVNVGYGIGAGIIINGKPLYGARGMAGEFGHLTLQKDSSIRCECGNYGCLEALASGRAIAITAQSELQNGAKSVLLSRCNGDLKSITTEMVSNAAKDGDEVAKRVFDHAAEYIGIGIAGLVNIFSPEAVIIGGGVSQAGDLLFDTLKRVVNERSLHAISKNLRILPAEFGIKAAVKGSIALILNEILNLNHNTDV
- a CDS encoding L-rhamnose mutarotase, whose protein sequence is MVIQVKTDKIDEYKKLHADTNPGVRDLLAKYNMHNFSIFLTEMNGKWYEFGYYEYTGDDFDGDMAKLAKEPRNIEWLKVCDPLQIPLPGEKGWREMERVYYNQ